A window of the Trichoderma asperellum chromosome 4, complete sequence genome harbors these coding sequences:
- a CDS encoding uncharacterized protein (EggNog:ENOG41~TransMembrane:1 (i91-110o)) — MSRFSRYDTDEERLPEGMTRVGYDADTQVYTFRDSDGSYWESAPGSQYGRLTRVGSGPADDGDDDDDDSDPFLAGQASAQKVSWRHDMMPLLNFGVLVGLSLLALFWFIGRKPPGEKLEIVTCEKSVIIKENDNCWDIGQANNISVDEILAMNEGLDCAKLTVGHTICLEREMDDSLKETVS, encoded by the coding sequence ATGTCTCGATTCTCTCGCTACGACACCGACGAAGAACGCCTTCCCGAGGGCATGACCCGCGTCGGATACGATGCCGACACGCAGGTCTACACTTTTCGGGACTCCGACGGCAGTTACTGGGAGTCGGCGCCGGGTTCTCAATATGGACGCCTGACGAGAGTCGGATCCGGCCCAGCCGACGAtggtgacgacgacgacgacgactcgGATCCGTTCCTTGCGGGCCAGGCCTCGGCGCAGAAGGTTTCGTGGCGGCACGACATGATGCCTTTGTTGAACTTTGGCGTTTTGGTCGGGCTGTCGCTGCTTGCTCTCTTTTGGTTTATTGGACGCAAACCGCCGggggagaagctggagattgTTACCTGTGAGAAGAGCGtgataataaaggaaaatgacAATTGCTGGGATATCGGCCAGGCTAATAATATCTCGGTTGATGAGATATTGGCTATGAATGAAGGTTTGGATTGCGCCAAGCTTACAGTTGGGCATACTATTTGTCTTGAGAGGGAAATGGATGACAGCTTGAAGGAGACGGTATCGTGA
- a CDS encoding uncharacterized protein (EggNog:ENOG41), translating to MAQVVSTDAARRSFDLLLLTDATSSMGTFVESLNRSLPEIISISALTGCFERIGVLAYRDYCDSPLTEFSGWCSPAGKYQSADLVSQDAVLDMARKMMPTGGGDWPEAAKTGLAKAYAAMRPEATTIVLLFADAPPHFKETDDNNYRMEKAALSNKAKFGDDGKLFVDWTSAAKTFATGPKKAVVFSVIQQGTVNVHSPFLYLSTVTGGSLFEILDMASDKISQLTIGILLTWMRLGKTNTNAEAKLGYLTQYISHTDILAANNEEDPVLRKYVARGHFSRTPTVQQCINNVKSEDVTLAELPGLVKARGPKVESFADKYNNDPGYKSMAFSQLRLIIQSNVSAISLNPIFGSLWRAACNDRLNPARDELISLFGLQVDRISNANEKARMKAWLAESYNYVDDINDMIKAVAPEDRFPMLFLDPTADFGFVEDADGDGRRLQDFTRAELLEIGRSCDYKILRRLGKVLTRLTFVRSKEELPHHIKTMDPKASVACVPLALAKEQYGREFWKILLHAVLPGTKLGARPASLLAALALRMGIVPLRDAADQALIAFSANWNTLDVPETWNMGCLNLLLDADKDYEKRVAEGVTTRASEEARILSAKDRDTFKALVDYKMLELNLDTALEAQITWTPHKTKVALGPLVICKKCKFPRSVTVMAAKGVCGLCDIESDDCSCSACAVVEGHEERKKVNVSKDQTEQSEAYWVECGQTSCRAQYVVYNQNELRVRPKCYYCRHAGRSSKKALEGVRKDVGLAPTVECTKCLGRVIWPEEYRPDELDMAAYQCLACVAGKKTIVGEETTARKLSSENSWDWLLKNEDKTIKDPFNGRTVFYIASNSNLDDLDTKVEILPSANQDGFTIRGKQVRNPDEIKASLLNWVSSRRAESATCSLCFSDIRKSDALPACGRSGCHQLICGSCRDSWYGINSPGSILNIPALHCPFCRRRPAPKAISKYRLQQIGNLRAAMDDAGSWIYAWCKDCGFARQYVERVCAAGAPAEIADWTCEECNKPDVVVKKKRIRCCPGCGVATEKTYGCDHISCPCGTHWCYACGKQSDEIYVHMEREHGGIGWGAETDDDYEED from the coding sequence ATGGCGCAGGTGGTATCAACTGATGCGGCCCGCCGCTCATTCGATCTCTTGCTGCTCACCGATGCTACTTCATCCATGGGAACATTTGTGGAATCTTTGAATCGCAGTCTTCCGGAGATCATCAGCATATCTGCACTTACAGGATGTTTCGAGAGAATAGGGGTTCTCGCCTATCGCGACTATTGCGATTCTCCCCTCACCGAGTTCTCCGGCTGGTGCTCGCCTGCGGGCAAATATCAAAGTGCTGACCTGGTGTCGCAAGATGCTGTGCTGGACATGGCACGCAAGATGATGCCGACTGGAGGCGGCGACTGGCCAGAGGCTGCAAAGACAGGCCTGGCAAAGGCATACGCTGCCATGAGGCCAGAGGCAACAACAATCGTCTTGCTCTTTGCGGATGCCCCTCCTCATTTCAAGGAGACAGATGACAACAACTACCGTATGGAGAAGGCGGCGCTCAGCAACAAGGCCAAgtttggagatgatggcaagCTATTTGTGGACTGGACGTCGGCCGCAAAAACCTTTGCTACGGGTCCCAAGAAGGCTGTCGTTTTCAGTGTTATCCAGCAGGGCACTGTCAATGTACACTCGCCCTTTCTATATCTATCTACAGTCACAGGAGGAAGCCTTTTTGAGATTCTAGACATGGCCTCCGACAAGATCTCTCAGTTGACCATTGGTATCTTGCTTACCTGGATGAGACTTGGCAAGACAAATACCAATGCAGAGGCCAAACTGGGATACCTGACGCAGTATATATCCCATACTGACATATTGGCGGCCAACAACGAAGAGGATCCAGTACTACGAAAGTATGTCGCCAGAGGTCACTTTTCACGCACTCCAACTGTTCAGCAGTGTATCAATAATGTCAAAAGTGAGGATGTTACTCTCGCCGAATTGCCTGGTCTTGTGAAGGCCCGCGGCCCAAAGGTTGAGAGCTTCGCCGACAAATACAACAACGACCCAGGTTACAAGTCTATGGCCTTCAGTCAGCTCCGACTCATCATCCAGAGCAATGTGTCGGCAATATCCCTAAACCCTATATTCGGGAGCCTATGGCGAGCTGCCTGCAATGACAGGCTAAACCCCGCAAGGGACGAGCTCATTTCTCTATTTGGCCTCCAAGTAGACAGGATTTCAAATGCAAATGAGAAAGCTCGTATGAAGGCTTGGCTTGCCGAGTCTTACAACTACGTCGATGACATTAACGATATGATCAAGGCTGTTGCTCCTGAAGATCGCTTTCCGATGCTGTTCTTGGACCCTACAGCAGACTTTGGGTTCGTGGAAGATGCTGACGGAGATGGACGACGGTTGCAAGATTTCACTCGAGCGGAGTTGCTTGAAATTGGAAGATCATGCGACTACAAGATTCTCCGGCGCTTGGGAAAGGTGCTGACCCGTCTGACTTTTGTTCGCTCCAAGGAGGAGCTTCCTCATCATATTAAAACAATGGATCCCAAGGCGTCCGTTGCTTGCGTGCCTCTAGCCCTTGCAAAAGAGCAATATGGTCGAGAGTTTTGGAAGATACTCTTGCATGCTGTTCTCCCAGGCACAAAGCTAGGTGCTCGCCCTGCCTCTCTGCTTGCTGCGCTTGCTCTTCGCATGGGCATTGTTCCCCTGCGTGATGCAGCTGACCAGGCGCTTATCGCGTTTAGTGCCAACTGGAATACGTTGGACGTCCCGGAAACATGGAACATGGGGTGCCTCAATCTCTTGCTGGATGCCGACAAGGACTACGAGAAGAGAGTCGCCGAAGGTGTGACTACCAGAGCTTCGGAAGAGGCTAGAATTCTCTCAGCCAAGGACCGCGATACTTTCAAGGCCCTGGTGGATTACAAGATGCTAGAGCTAAACCTGGATACTGCTCTCGAGGCACAAATCACTTGGACTCCACATAAGACCAAGGTAGCTCTGGGTCCGCTCGTCATTTGCAAGAAGTGCAAGTTCCCTCGCTCTGTTACCGTGATGGCCGCAAAAGGTGTCTGCGGCTTGTGTGATATCGAGAGCGACGACTGCTCTTGTTCCGCGTGTGCCGTTGTAGAAGGCCATGAAGAGCGCAAGAAGGTCAATGTGTCCAAGGATCAAACAGAGCAATCGGAAGCATACTGGGTCGAATGCGGGCAGACCTCTTGCAGAGCCCAGTACGTAGTTTATAACCAGAATGAACTGCGCGTACGCCCCAAATGCTATTATTGTCGACATGCTGGCCGAAGCTCTAAGAAAGCATTGGAAGGTGTCCGGAAAGATGTCGGACTGGCTCCGACGGTTGAATGCACCAAATGTCTGGGTCGAGTCATTTGGCCAGAGGAATATCGACCTGATGAACTCGATATGGCGGCCTACCAGTGTCTTGCTTGCGTCGCCGGCAAAAAGACAATTGTTGGAGAGGAGACTACTGCACGAAAGCTGAGCAGTGAGAATAGCTGGGACTGGCTTCTCAAGAATGAAGATAAGACGATCAAGGATCCTTTCAATGGTCGGACAGTCTTTTATATCGCATCCAACAGCAATCTCGACGACCTGGATACCAAGGTGGAGATTCTTCCTTCGGCCAACCAAGATGGTTTTACCATCCGTGGGAAGCAAGTGCGCAATCCCGATGAAATCAAGGCGTCTCTCCTAAACTGGGTGAGCTCACGGCGAGCCGAATCGGCCACTtgcagcctctgcttctccGACATTCGAAAGAGCGATGCTCTTCCGGCTTGTGGGCGTTCGGGTTGCCATCAGCTTATCTGCGGTAGCTGTCGCGACAGCTGGTATGGCATCAACTCTCCCGGCAGTATCCTCAACATACCCGCCCTTCATTGTCCCTTTTGCCGCCGGCGCCCTGCCCCCAAGGCTATTAGCAAGTATAGACTGCAACAGATTGGCAATCTTCGGGCTGCCATGGATGATGCTGGCTCGTGGATATACGCCTGGTGTAAGGACTGTGGCTTTGCTAGGCAGTACGTGGAGAGAGTatgtgctgctggagctcctGCTGAAATAGCTGACTGGACGTGCGAAGAGTGTAATAAGCCCGATgtggtggtgaagaagaagcgcatTCGGTGCTGTCCTGGCTGTGGCGTGGCGACGGAGAAGACGTATGGGTGCGATCACATCAGTTGTCCTTGTGGAACTCATTGGTGTTATGCATGCGGAAAACAAAGTGATGAGATTTATGTCCACATGGAAAGGGAGCATGGAGGGATTGGTTGGGGAGCTGAGACGGATGATGATTATGAGGAGGATTGA
- a CDS encoding uncharacterized protein (EggNog:ENOG41~MEROPS:MER0026262), which yields MNLNAYNIPATSYMNKSSNMNEKIVAIQERLTHANIQVDEICNSSGVPGASIGVIQNGDMIHTYNFGYRDVEKQLPTTSDTVYGIGSVTKSFIVAGLAKLVEEEKLAWDTPVRDILPEFGQEDAYIAETLTIADILSHRSGLAGFGDMNLAFQGDGDMLLPKESLFSIVKQFKQLFPIRTNWSYFVWGYALAGAIIEKVTNQSVSSFISETIFEPLSLNSTTFDPSSVDPAKFAEPYSGLEDGTPYHLRKIQVFKDTFFEASGGIYSNLDDMMSWSRVMLDTIHAVPGTQGLVVKQIQEILSNHIAIENPSLRERSYGYGWIRTQLPGAVGLIGDNSGLWDIEDSPVLGTLDQPLFMIYHQGSTVGYYTFIALFPDSNSAVVVLTNSIAISDAADWIGRVIIQALFDLKDNHNYAKLAKEANKRVVKGYEDMNKKRDKLKNMIRAIPDLTPFIGRYRNANKPFFIDIMMSEENKSELLFQFQGLRDQTYRLRHLYGNVFEWALTHDEAKKRGRYSNANLETYLFDFEVDTCSEVTSFSWLTDLTKPTKEIFLKSNV from the coding sequence ATGAACCTCAACGCGTATAATATTCCAGCGACGTCGTATATGAACAAATCTTCAAATATGAATGAGAAGATCGTCGCTATCCAAGAAAGACTAACGCACGCCAACATTCAGGTGGATGAGATCTGCAATTCATCAGGCGTCCCTGGTGCTTCTATTGGAGTTATCCAGAATGGCGACATGATCCATACTTATAACTTTGGGTACAGAGATGTGGAGAAGCAACTGCCCACTACCTCTGATACTGTCTACGGCATCGGTTCGGTTACAAAATCTTTCATCGTTGCTGGACTTGCCAAGCTGGTCGAGGAGGAAAAGCTCGCCTGGGATACTCCTGTGCGAGATATTCTGCCAGAGTTTGGGCAGGAAGACGCCTATATTGCCGAGACGCTCACCATCGCCGACATACTATCGCATCGCAGTGGGCTAGCTGGATTTGGAGATATGAACCTAGCTTTTCAGGGCGATGGCGATATGCTATTACCCAAAGAGAGCCTGTTCTCCATTGTAAAGCAATTCAAGCAATTATTCCCTATTCGCACGAACTGGAGCTACTTTGTCTGGGGCTACGCATTGGCAGGAGCAATTATCGAGAAAGTCACCAACCAAAGTGTGAGCAGCTTTATTTCTGAAACGATTTTTGAACCCCTGAGCCTCAATAGTACAACCTTTGATCCTAGTTCCGTGGATCCAGCCAAGTTTGCTGAGCCATACTCTGGACTGGAAGATGGTACACCTTATCATTTGAGAAAGATACAAGTCTTTAAAGACACATTTTTCGAGGCCTCAGGCGGAATATATTCGAACCTTGATGATATGATGAGCTGGTCTAGAGTAATGTTGGATACAATCCACGCTGTACCGGGAACACAAGGGTTGGTTGTTAAACAAATTCAAGAAATTTTGAGCAACCATATTGCCATTGAGAATCCTTCTTTAAGAGAACGATCTTATGGCTACGGATGGATTCGAACCCAGCTCCCTGGCGCTGTCGGTTTGATAGGAGACAACTCGGGACTATGGGACATAGAAGATAGCCCGGTTCTTGGTACACTAGACCAACCACTCTTTATGATTTACCATCAGGGAAGCACCGTTGGCTACTACacctttatagccttattcCCTGATAGTAACTCTGCTGTGGTGGTTCTCACCAATTCTATCGCGATTAGTGATGCAGCAGATTGGATCGGCAGAGTCATTATTCAAGCATTGTTTGATCTCAAAGATAATCACAACTACGCCAAATtagccaaagaagccaacaAAAGAGTTGTCAAAGGTTATGAAGacatgaacaaaaaaagggacaagTTGAAAAACATGATACGAGCAATACCTGACTTAACACCTTTTATTGGTAGATACAGGAATGCAAACAAGCCTTTCTTTATTGATATTATGATGTCAGAAGAGAACAAGTCGGAACTTCTATTCCAATTTCAAGGGCTCAGAGACCAAACTTACAGACTTCGGCATCTATATGGCAATGTCTTTGAATGGGCGCTAACACATGATGAAGCTAAAAAGAGAGGTAGATATTCTAACGCAAACTTGGAGACATATTTATTTGACTTTGAGGTGGATACGTGTAGCGAGGTTACTTCATTCTCATGGTTAACAGATCTTACCAAACCAACGAAAGagatatttttaaaaagcaatgTATAA
- a CDS encoding uncharacterized protein (TransMembrane:2 (o622-641i662-682o)~EggNog:ENOG41), which translates to MSAPAHKTSSARGLEPGHAAEAHRLRSPSDAIGELDLLAGLWQVAPFARLPPDAPAELRDYVQDVENPRRVYAIHRASRRHDFQTLVDKYIFQLRNGCGSPSCSTATCFTCRKRLAGKAPIRRYNPTSARTLAVYLASQDCPEAGLCPYLGSASREAPPAVNSLIFSTRPSPSQHSGRRPSEVQTTPRRKPSAGVVAKPPLSPTTRSRSSSLDKQRLNNQSNETKNEATTRPGPLPASNISVSEKVVPKDYRSFAVATFGTVAYKMLEWLTPQAIDAMTKKISDLGGAQQATEDTTAAPADATSNPTNNQQPSNHKTDEPHIHHAEPLPNAQPKQNKTSKPSRTSSQDVVEPLPPAKDVSSKPKKNSKKTFRSSPTKSNNRRSMEPVAISAGTEEAKTNSRPSSLNGFYPEKLARAGKTSPAIVTRGVPEMPSKPAFFENVSAPTPTTTTATSEIHDVESGSSDTETIEEREIPSSTAPAMKKEHVNPQSKPRPVSPILEVELSSAKFLLPQSLTTLNVELVDFICDVFQEDRTNESQFFGPLESHASYPQPQNPSKKLTRRQSASHATSPSQWKAFNEQALFTVLSDPHCLVQSFSKDGKLYDSHTLFYCMLRMTRAAPSLVLHSLWMAAEALFTAPKSLQISQPRSGRALPRSRKPLTDFEAGCVMSVCLHALVAVAPFVSDSKTLYDMSRIRSTGLVLGGNGLSTRQPQSICLEYEDVFSNDVAVRLARRVFSAVSARRSLANLMRMDGRNKAGQLDILQPLLNQLDLLSSGPLRVLEFTQAERLLHETRVPTLLLDWARTVLHQEWDGNPEIVNTGAFYGALSLISTMYQNRTRLLLGDIQFRADYFSERLDSMEMPVSWSESPSKRNRGHILDYPYLFSPECLITFFRTINFAKMSRMFEESSSLKTRMSAIVDPGSLVANPHHKIVLQDMLKVASSKYLILDISRDNVLRDAFDQLWRRQKRELLRPLKVHLGELSGEEGFDSGGVQQEFFRMAIAECMDPKYGAFTIDDRTRMAWFVPGSVVEEWKFELIGVLVSLAVYNGLTLPVTFPKALYRKLLGEPVEELYHIADGWPALASGLMSLLEWNEADGAVEDVFARTYEFSVPNIGGNVTREMTKDMIQWPQNLDWKMRIVLPEESIDEEEAPLVTNDNRDQYVTDYIRYLTDMSVRPQYEAFERGFKSCLTDKSLSLLSPQILQSVVEGVQEIDISELRRYTRYVGWDASHHTIRDFWSIVKRYDDRMKRKLLEFVTASDRVPVGGMRNLQFVIQRNGEGEGSGSRLPTAYTCYGTLLLPEYRDKDLLRQRLAMALENAQGFGFA; encoded by the exons ATGAGCGCGCCGGCGCACAAGACGTCCTCAGCAAGGGGCCTCGAGCCCGGCCATGCCGCCGAAGCCCACCGCCTCCGAAGCCCCTCCGATGCCATCGGTGAGCTGGATCTGCTTGCCGGGCTCTGGCAGGTGGCTCCATTTGCTCGCCTGCCTCCCGACGCACCGGCCGAGCTGAGGGACTATGTCCAAGATGTCGAGAATCCCCGTCGCGTCTATGCCATCCATCGAGCCAGTCGCCGTCATGACTTTCAGACTCTCGTCGACAA ATACATCTTTCAGCTGAGAAATGGCTGCGGTTCGCCGAGTTGCTCGACTGCCACCTGCTTCACATGTCGAAAGCGCCTCGCAGGCAAGGCGCCCATCCGCAGGTATAATCCAACAAGCGCCAGGACACTAGCTGTATATCTTGCTAGCCAGGATTGCCCCGAGGCCGGCCTATGCCCGTACCTTGGCTCAGCGTCCAGAGAAGCTCCTCCTGCAGTCAACAGCCTCATCTTTTCTACCCGGCCATCGCCGTCTCAACATAGTGGCCGTAGGCCATCGGAAGTCCAGACAACGCCGCGAAGGAAACCAAGCGCGGGTGTAGTTGCTAAGCCGCCTTTGTCCCCTACAACAAGATCTCGCTCATCGTCGCTCGATAAACAACGCTTGAATAATCAATCCAATGAAACCAAGAATGAAGCTACCACACGACCCGGCCCCTTACCGGCTTCAAATATCAGCGTCTCGGAGAAGGTGGTGCCAAAGGACTACAGGTCGTTTGCGGTGGCTACGTTTGGCACTGTCGCTTACAAAATGCTGGAATGGCTTACACCACAGGCGATTGACGCCATGACAAAGAAGATATCCGACCTGGGAGGTGCTCAACAGGCAACCGAGGACACAACTGCTGCTCCTGCCGATGCTACATCTAATCCAACCAATAACCAACAGCCTTCAAACCACAAAACAGACGAGCCCCATATCCATCACGCCGAGCCTTTACCAAATGCACAGCCTAAACAGAACAAGACTTCGAAACCTTCGAGAACGTCGAGCCAAGATGTAGTCGAGCCGCTACCCCCAGCCAAAGATGTGTCTTCTAAGCCCAAGAAGAATTCCAAAAAGACATTTCGCTCCTCTCCAACCAAGTCTAACAATAGAAGAAGCATGGAGCCTGTTGCCATCTCAGCTGGGACCGAAGAGGCCAAGACAAACTCACGACCTTCGAGCCTGAATGGCTTCTATCCCGAGAAGCTAGCCCGTGCCGGCAAGACCTCACCTGCTATAGTTACTCGCGGTGTTCCTGAAATGCCATCCAAGCCTGCTTTCTTTGAGAATGTATCTGCTCCCACCCCCACCACTACCACTGCCACCAGCGAAATACACGACGTTGAATCAGGCTCCTCAGATACGGAGACGATTGAGGAAAGGGAAATACCTAGCAGCACCGCTCCCGCCATGAAAAAGGAACACGTCAACCCGCAGTCTAAACCACGGCCCGTATCACCGATTCTGGAGGTCGAATTATCATCTGCCAAGTTTCTGCTGCCCCAATCCTTGACCACCTTGAATGTTGAGCTAGTCGATTTCATTTGCGATGTTTTCCAAGAGGATAGAACCAACGAAAGCCAGTTCTTTGGACCCTTGGAATCACACGCCTCGTATCCCCAACCGCAGAATCCATCAAAGAAGCTGACCAGGCGGCAATCTGCATCCCATGCCACCTCTCCAAGTCAGTGGAAAGCTTTCAATGAACAGGCCCTTTTCACCGTTTTGAGCGATCCTCACTGCCTTGTTCAGTCATTCTCTAAAGACGGCAAACTCTACGATTCGCATACACTATTCTACTGCATGCTCCGAATGACGCGGGCCGCGCCAAGTCTTGTCCTTCACAGCCTTTGGATGGCAGCAGAAGCCCTGTTTACGGCGCCCAAGTCTCTTCAAATCTCACAACCCCGATCTGGAAGGGCACTGCCCAGAAGCCGGAAGCCCCTGACCGATTTTGAAGCCGGGTGTGTCATGTCGGTCTGCTTACATGctcttgttgctgttgcacCCTTCGTCTCGGATTCCAAAACTCTGTACGACATGTCACGCATACGGTCTACTGGTTTGGTTTTGGGTGGCAATGGTCTTTCTACCAGACAGCCTCAGTCGATATGCCTCGAGTATGAAGATGTGTTCTCAAACGATGTCGCCGTCAGACTAGCACGACGTGTGTTCTCCGCTGTGTCTGCTCGTCGGTCTCTAGCCAATCTGATGCGAATGGACGGCAGAAATAAGGCTGGTCAGCTGGATATACTTCAGCCACTACTCAATCAGCTCGACCTTCTCAGCTCAGGACCGCTCCGGGTACTAGAATTCACGCAAGCCGAACGCCTGCTGCACGAGACTCGCGTGCCCACCCTCCTCCTCGATTGGGCCAGGACCGTTTTGCACCAAGAATGGGATGGGAATCCGGAGATTGTGAATACTGGCGCCTTTTATGGGGCGCTGTCTCTAATTTCCACCATGT ACCAAAACAGAACTCGACTTTTACTTGGCGATATTCAATTCCGCGCCGACTACTTTTCTGAACGCCTAGACTCTATGGAAATGCCTGTATCTTGGTCAGAATCGCCTTCGAAGCGAAATAGAGGTCATATACTCGATTATCCCTACCTCTTCAGTCCGGAGTGCCTCATTACGTTTTTCCGGACCATCAATTTCGCCAAGATGAGTCGTATGTTTGAAGAGAGCAGTTCACTCAAGACGCGGATGAGTGCGATTGTCGACCCGGGCAGTCTTGTTGCGAATCCGCATCATAAAATCGTGCTGCAAGACATGCTGAAAGTGGCGTCGTCCAAGTATCTTATCCTGGATATTAGCAGAGACAACGTGCTGAGAGATGCTTTCGATCAGCTCTGGAGGCGACAGAAACGCGAGCTTTTACGTCCTCTGAAGGTTCATCTTGGTGAGCTGAGCGGAGAGGAAGGATTTGACTCGGGTGGTGTGCAACAGGAGTTCTTTCGGATGGCAATTGCCGAGTGCATGGACCCCAAATACGGCGCTTTCACAATCGATGACCGGACACGCATGGCATGGTTTGTCCCTGGCTCTGTTGTGGAAGAATGGAAGTTTGAGCTCATAGGCGTCCTTGTATCACTGGCAGTGTACAACGGCCTCACCCTTCCCGTCACATTCCCCAAGGCACTGTACCGAAAACTGCTAGGCGAGCCTGTCGAAGAGCTCTATCATATTGCAGACGGATGGCCTGCCCTAGCCAGTGGACTGATGAGTCTCTTGGAATGGAATGAAGCAGATGGCGCGGTTGAGGATGTTTTTGCGCGCACCTACGAGTTCTCGGTACCCAACATTGGGGGCAACGTAACCCGGGAGATGACCAAAGATATGATCCAGTGGCCACAGAATCTCGATTGGAAGATGCGAATTGTTCTACCAGAAGAATCgattgacgaagaagaggcacCGCTGGTGACCAATGACAACCGCGACCAGTATGTGACTGACTACATTCGCTATCTAACTGATATGTCGGTGAGGCCGCAATACGAGGCATTCGAACGAGGATTCAAGAGTTGCCTGACCGACAAGTCACTCTCCCTGCTGAGCCCTCAGATTCTGCAGTCTGTTGTCGAAGGTGTCCAGGAGATTGACATCTCTGAGCTCCGGCGGTACACCCGCTACGTAGGATGGGATGCGTCTCACCACACCATTAGGGACTTTTGGTCCATTGTTAAGAGGTACGATGATAGGATGAAGCGCAAGCTTCTCGAGTTCGTGACTGCATCGGATCGTGTCCCTGTCGGGGGCATGCGCAACCTACAGTTTGTGATTCAGAGAAacggcgagggcgagggcaGTGGAAGTCGTCTGCCGACAGCGTATACGTGTTATGGGACGTTACTTTTGCCGGAGTATAGGGACAAGGACTTGCTGAGACAGCGATTGGCGATGGCGCTGGAAAATGCCCAGGGATTCGGCTTTGCTTGA
- a CDS encoding uncharacterized protein (EggNog:ENOG41~TransMembrane:1 (n8-19c24/25o173-195i)~SECRETED:SignalP(1-24)) produces the protein MARRRWWASTPLLVLSLLTPAAVATVFPDFSFYPSGAQPCLNQAGATSECSGATVADLNNCLCGNVNNFIILAATCIGKNDSSDTVSVYQTLVSACATSNTPLVIAPNQFYAAASGKPWTTTITTTTTAAASTTTTAATTTTDASTTTSTTTSSSSSTASAVPAGSLSTGATIAIALGASFGGVGAIAGLVYFLLRRSKQQGEEFHPMLPHGEDGRQGMPLAISANDPMLQPTVSPGTTGGSFSSEVKHASWVSPLQSPDPYRYSAASVYDPNQGVYQGPYAPPGPIVELPPDSNLNASHNTEGMVFEIDGRSLHQHPPPTMLAEVPGDVPSVPRPGGR, from the coding sequence atggctcgCCGACGCTGGTGGGCTTCCACGcctctcctcgtcctctcgCTCCTCACTCCAGCTGCCGTCGCCACGGTCTTTCCCGACTTCTCCTTCTACCCATCCGGCGCGCAGCCGTGTCTCAACCAGGCCGGCGCCACATCCGAGTGCAGCGGCGCAACCGTTGCAGACCTGAATAACTGCCTATGCGGCAACGTCAACAACTTCATCATCCTGGCAGCTACGTGCATTGGCAAGAATGATTCGAGCGATACGGTGTCAGTGTATCAGACGCTGGTGTCTGCGTGCGCGACCTCCAACACGCCGCTGGTGATTGCGCCGAACCAGTTCTACGCGGCGGCAAGTGGGAAGCCCTGGACGACAACGATAACAACGAcaacgacagcagcagcttcgacTACAacgacggcggcgacgacgacaactGATGCCTCGACAACGACGAGTACAACGAcgagctcgagctcgagcACAGCCTCTGCCGTGCCCGCCGGGAGTCTGTCGACGGGagccaccatcgccatcgccctcGGCGCGTCCTTTGGCGGCGTCGGCGCCATCGCCGGCCTCGTCTACTTCCTCCTGCGACGGTCCAAGCAGCAGGGCGAGGAGTTCCACCCGATGCTGCCCCACGGCGAGGACGGCCGCCAAGGCATGCCGCTGGCCATCTCAGCAAACGACCCCATGCTGCAGCCGACGGTCTCGCCCGGGACAACGGgcggcagcttctcctccgaGGTGAAGCATGCCTCGTGGGTGTCGCCGCTGCAGAGCCCGGATCCGTACCGCTACTCGGCGGCGTCGGTGTATGATCCGAATCAGGGGGTATATCAGGGGCCGTACGCGCCGCCAGGGCCGATCGTGGAGCTGCCGCCGGATAGTAATCTTAATGCTAGTCATAATACGGAGGGCATGGTGTTTGAGATAGACGGCCGCTCtcttcatcaacatcctcCTCCGACGATGCTGGCTGAGGTGCCGGGAGATGTTCCGTCTGTGCCACGACCGGGAGGGAGGTGA